In the genome of Triticum urartu cultivar G1812 chromosome 5, Tu2.1, whole genome shotgun sequence, one region contains:
- the LOC125509166 gene encoding serine-threonine kinase receptor-associated protein-like produces MEKKKAAVPLVCHGHSRPVVDLFYSPVTPDGYFLISASKDSNPMLRNGETGDWIGTFEGHKGAVWSCCLDTNALRAASGSADFSAKVWDALTGDELHSFEHKHIVRACAFSKDTHLLLTGGMEKILRVYDLNKPDVAPKELDKSPGSVRTVAWLHNDQTILSSCTDTGGVRLWDVRSEKIVQTLETKGPVTSAEVSQDGRFITTADGSSVKFWDANHFGLVKSYDMSFIVESASLEPKSGSKFIAGGEDMWVHVFDFLTGEEITCNKGHHGPVHCVRFAPGGESYASGSEDGTIRIWQLSPPNADAEEAIDTNGKPKAGAEEIACKIEGFHIAKEEKAGE; encoded by the exons ATGGAGAAGAAGAAGGCGGCGGTGCCGCTGGTCTGCCACGGCCACTCGCGGCCGGTCGTCGACCTGTTCTACAGCCCCGTCACGCCCGACGGCTACTTCCTCATCAGCGCCAGCAAGG ACTCAAATCCAATGCTTCGTAATGGTGAGACTGGAGATTGGATTGGGACTTTTGAAGGTCATAAAGGTGCTGTTTGGAGCTGTTGCCTTGACACAAATGCTCTGCGTGCTGCCTCTGGTTCAGCAGACTTTTCAGC TAAAGTATGGGATGCACTAACAGGTGATGAACTACATTCATTTGAACACAAGCATATAGTCCGTGCATGTGCCTTTTCTAAG GATACCCACCTGTTGCTTACTGGAGGTATGGAAAAGATTTTGCGTGTATACGATTTGAACAAACCAGATGTTGCTCCGAAAGAACTTGACAAATCACCTGGTTCTGTCCGAACTGTTGCTTGGCTTCATAATGACCAAACTATACTGAGTTCCTGCACTGATACGGGTGGAGTAAG GTTATGGGATGTGAGGAGTGAAAAAATTGTCCAAACTCTTGAAACCAAGGGACCTGTTACCAGTGCAGAAGTAAGCCAGGATGGCAGGTTCATCACCACAGCTGATGGCTCAAGTGTAAAATTTTGGGATGCTAATCA CTTTGGGCTTGTTAAAAGCTATGATATGTCGTTTATTGTGGAGTCAGCTTCACTTGAACCAAAGTCTGGGAGCAAATTCATTGCTGGAGGAGAAGATATGTGGGTTCATGTATTTGATTTCCTTACCGGTGAAGAAATAA CTTGTAACAAAGGGCATCATGGTCCAGTTCACTGCGTCCGGTTTGCACCTGGTGGTGAATCATACGCCTCAGGGTCGGAAGATGGTACTATTCGGATCTGGCAGCTGAGCCCACCTAACGCGGATGCTGAGGAGGCGATCGATACAAATGGTAAGCCCAAGGCTGGAGCAGAGGAGATTGCGTGTAAGATTGAAGGCTTCCACATTgccaaggaggagaaggccgggGAGTAG